In Papaver somniferum cultivar HN1 chromosome 1, ASM357369v1, whole genome shotgun sequence, a genomic segment contains:
- the LOC113332505 gene encoding uncharacterized protein LOC113332505, producing the protein MEFQWLMTNMIPNGANADEGMLCAFPFSLLDTTKDWLYYLPPGSITIWNGLKRLFLERYFPASKATQIRKEICGMKQSVGESLYECWERYKRLVASFPHHQFSDALIIQYFYEGLQASDRNFIDAASGGALMNKTVIQARELIESMAKNSQQFSSRGSEPPTKGVNQVDEIIELRQQMSNMMAMMQQIAAVVVKPPRPTYENVEHVNAIFSIQPYGTYSNTHEQVASTSSVYNHPSEFQQQVQQPQQAQNSELEKMVTLVETLMSMVQQNQQLSNLNQQKPDNAIKDLQTQVGSVVEEINQLHAQNGLLKIIRRWNKIEMFGMFLRRSKSIFHSLK; encoded by the exons atggagtttcaatggttgatgacaaacatgatacctaatggagctaatgcagatgaaggaatgttgtgtgcttttcctttctctttactcgATACAACTAAAGATTGGTTATATTACTTACCGCCTGGTAGTATTACAatatggaatgggttgaagagacttttcttggagagatattttcctgcgtcgaaagcgactcaaattcgcaaggagatttgtgggatgaaacaaagtgtgggggaatcgttgtatgaatgttgggaacggtacaagagattggtagcaagcttccctcaccaccaatttagtgacgcgttgattatccaatacttctatgaaggtctccaagcaagtgataggaattttattgacgctgcaagtggtggtgcacttatgaacaagacggtgatccaagctagagagttgattgagagtatggcaaaaaattctcaacaattttcaagtcgtggatcagaaccacctaccaagggagttaatcaagttgacgagattattgaattacgtcaacaaatgagcaatatgatggcaatgatgcaacaaattgcaGCAGTGGTTGTAAAACCACCACGCCCAACTTATGAGAACGTAGAGCATGTCAATGCTATATTCTCAATTCAGCCGTATGGTACTTACTCCAACACTCACGAGCAAGTTGCAAGTACAAGTTCTGTTTACAACCATCCGAGTGAGTTCCAACAACAAGTACAACAACCGCAACAAGcccaaaattcagaattggaaAAGATGGTTACTTTGGTGGAGACTCTAATGTCCAtggtacaacaaaatcaacaactatCAAActtaaatcagcagaaaccggATAATGCAATCAAGGACTTGCAAACACAAGTTGGTTCGGTGGTTGAGGAGATtaatcagttgcatgcacaaaatg GTTTGCTAAAGATAATAAGAAGGTGGAACAAGATAGAGATGTTtgggatgtttttaagaaggtccaagtcaatattccactcattgaagtAA